From Pseudorasbora parva isolate DD20220531a chromosome 25, ASM2467924v1, whole genome shotgun sequence, one genomic window encodes:
- the LOC137064437 gene encoding pro-neuregulin-4, membrane-bound isoform-like, translating to MMAEHGDPCTGSEANFCMNGGTCFKIPSVSTPTCVCSANYEGSRCEQYQLFSFSHSSEEKGMIAAVVIIVLLIIAVLAVVIYYIYKIKRNTRSQPKPERYGKVESSANSVIV from the exons ATGATGGCAG AGCACGGTGACCCCTGCACTGGGTCAGAAGCCAACTTTTGCATGAATGGAGGAACATGCTTTAAAATACCTTCTGTGTCTACACCCACCTGTGT TTGCAGCGCAAACTATGAGGGCAGCAGATGTGAGCAGTATCAgctgttcagtttctcacacAGCAGTGAAGAGAAGGGCATGATCGCCGCTGTGGTCATCATCGTCCTCCTCATTATAGCGGTGCTTGCTGTGGTCATCTATTACATCTACAA AATAAAAAGAAATACCCGGAGCCAACCAAAACCTGAAAGGTATGGGAAAGTCGAATCAAGTGCGAACTCTGTAATAGTGTGA